A part of Aegilops tauschii subsp. strangulata cultivar AL8/78 chromosome 2, Aet v6.0, whole genome shotgun sequence genomic DNA contains:
- the LOC109759291 gene encoding VQ motif-containing protein 31 gives MPSSSSSRAPAPSRGGGSAAARGCVDVDANTTFVQADPATFRALVQRLTGAPGGAAAAAMPATERQHAAGAAMVPVVPMRRPKLQERRRAAPARLELARPQPFYYHHGHQHHHHHHHQHHHGVMQYSPVSTMDYARVSSSASSPSPSPPSSCSCGVVISQEEVEREEKAIASKAFYLHSSPRAAPGAGGDAAERPKLLPLFPVHSPRSSSFA, from the coding sequence atgccgtcgtcgtcgtcctctcGCGCGCCGGCGCCGAGCAGGGGCGGTggctcggcggcggcgaggggctgcGTGGACGTGGACGCCAACACCACGTTCGTGCAGGCCGACCCGGCCACGTTCCGCGCGCTCGTGCAGAGGCTCACGGGCGCGCCGGGGGGAGCTGCAGCCGCGGCGATGCCGGCTACCGAGAGGCAGCACGCCGCGGGCGCCGCCATGGTGCCGGTGGTGCCGATGAGGCGGCCGAAGCTGCAGGAGAGGCGGCGCGCGGCGCCGGCCAGGCTGGAGCTCGCGCGGCCGCAGCCGTTCTACTACCACCACGGCCACCagcaccaccatcaccaccaccaccaacaccACCACGGGGTCATGCAGTATTCGCCGGTCTCGACCATGGACTACGCCCGcgtctcctcctccgcctcgtcgccctccccgtcgccgccctcgtCGTGCTCCTGCGGGGTGGTGATAAGCCAGGAGGAGGTGGAGAGGGAGGAGAAGGCCATCGCCTCCAAGGCCTTCTACCTGCACTCGTCACCAAGAGCCGCCCCCGGCGCCGGAGGCGACGCCGCCGAGAGGCCCAAGCTGCTGCCCCTGTTCCCCGTCCACTCCCCACGGAGCTCCTCCTTCGCCTAG
- the LOC109759299 gene encoding uncharacterized protein, whose product MAYKMKGVFKGLRVITQIFVVKEQEMEIGHPIDVKHVAHIGWDSPTGSAATSPTPSWMNDMKGTPDISTLSNSGPSTGTSWSSQDFDHPRDISTYGILPENSSPGSTPYPDIPKPPRKARRKKSTKDSSPTASSSRSSRSSRSRSKGSLSSTTPDTIGANDIQRKIRIV is encoded by the exons ATGGCTTACAAGATGAAAGGGGTCTTCAAGGGCCTCAGGGTTATTACTCAAATCTTTG TGGTGAAGGAGCAAGAGATGGAGATTGGTCATCCCATAGACGTGAAGCATGTCGCGCATATCGGTTGGGATAGCCCAACGGGGAGTGCTGCTACTTCTCCTACTCCTAGCTGG ATGAACGACATGAAGGGTACGCCGGACATTTCAACCTTGAGCAATTCCGGACCATCTACAGGTACCTCCTGGAGTTCTCAAG ATTTTGACCATCCTCGAGATATATCAACCTATGGTATACTTCCAGAAAATAGTAGTCCGGGATCAACACCGTACCCTGACATACCAAAGCCACCCCGAAAGGCTAGAAGGAAGAAATCTACCAAGGACAGTTCACCAACGGCATCATCATCGAGATCATCAAGGTCATCAAGATCAAGATCTAAGGGCTCACTTTCATCCACTACACCTGACACCATTGGTGCCAATGATATTCAACGTAAAATCCGGATTGTGTAG